In a single window of the Rhodoferax saidenbachensis genome:
- a CDS encoding ribonucleotide-diphosphate reductase subunit beta: MLTWDEEVKPSSPSNFLRKPSDELSVAQVPMTPGLSTLPAADAPTASAHAAPSASGAPRRVRADDKRIINGQTDVNQLVPFKYKWAWEKYLATCANHWMPQEVNMSRDIALWKDPNGLTEDERRIVKRNLGFFVTADSLAANNIVLGTYRHITAPECRQFLLRQAFEEAIHTHAYQYIVESLGLDESEIFNAYNEVASIREKDQFLIPFIDAISDPNFKTGTHETDQTLLKSLIVFACLMEGLFFYVGFTQILALGRQNKMTGAAEQYQYILRDESMHCNFGIDLINQLKLENPNLWTPEFKAEIKGLFEKAVELEYKYAEDTMPRGVLGMNASMFKGYLRYIANRRAQQIGLEALFPNEENPFPWMSEMIDLKKERNFFETRVIEYQSGGALSWD; this comes from the coding sequence TTTTTGCGCAAACCGTCCGACGAACTTTCGGTTGCGCAGGTGCCAATGACTCCCGGTTTAAGCACACTCCCTGCAGCGGATGCCCCGACGGCCAGTGCACACGCTGCACCTTCAGCGTCCGGCGCACCCCGCCGCGTACGTGCCGATGACAAGCGCATCATCAACGGCCAAACCGATGTGAACCAGCTGGTTCCCTTCAAATACAAATGGGCGTGGGAAAAGTACCTGGCCACCTGCGCCAACCACTGGATGCCGCAAGAGGTCAATATGTCCCGGGACATCGCCTTGTGGAAAGACCCCAATGGCCTGACTGAAGATGAGCGCCGTATCGTCAAGCGCAATCTGGGTTTCTTTGTGACCGCAGATTCACTGGCAGCCAACAACATTGTGCTGGGCACCTATCGCCACATCACGGCGCCCGAATGCCGCCAGTTTTTACTGCGCCAGGCTTTTGAAGAAGCCATTCACACGCACGCGTACCAGTACATCGTGGAGTCGCTGGGACTGGACGAGAGCGAAATTTTCAACGCCTACAACGAAGTGGCATCGATCCGCGAGAAGGACCAGTTCCTGATTCCGTTCATCGACGCCATCAGCGACCCCAACTTCAAGACTGGCACGCACGAGACCGACCAGACACTTTTGAAGTCACTGATCGTTTTTGCCTGCCTGATGGAAGGCCTGTTCTTCTACGTCGGCTTCACGCAAATTCTGGCACTCGGTCGCCAGAACAAGATGACGGGTGCTGCCGAGCAATACCAGTACATCCTGCGCGATGAGTCCATGCACTGCAATTTCGGCATCGACCTGATCAACCAGCTCAAGCTCGAAAACCCCAACCTGTGGACACCTGAGTTCAAGGCGGAAATCAAGGGTCTGTTCGAGAAAGCAGTGGAGCTCGAATACAAATATGCCGAAGACACCATGCCACGTGGCGTGCTCGGTATGAACGCATCAATGTTCAAAGGCTACTTGCGCTACATCGCCAACCGCCGCGCCCAACAGATCGGCCTGGAAGCTCTTTTCCCCAATGAGGAAAACCCCTTCCCCTGGATGAGCGAAATGATTGACCTGAAGAAAGAGCGCAACTTCTTCGAAACCCGGGTGATTGAATACCAATCGGGTGGCGCTCTTTCCTGGGACTGA
- a CDS encoding histone H1-like DNA-binding protein, producing the protein MATAKKPAAKKAAPAKKAAPAKKPAAKKVAAKKAAPAKKAAPAKKPAAKKVAAKKPAAKKVAAKKPAAKKVAAKKPAAKKVAAKKPAAKKAPAKKAAAKKAPAKKAAAAKKPAAKKPAAKKAAKKPAAKKAAKAPAAKAAPAAPAAQTTLNPQAAWPFPTSSKP; encoded by the coding sequence ATGGCAACTGCAAAAAAACCGGCCGCAAAAAAGGCCGCTCCCGCTAAGAAAGCTGCTCCCGCTAAGAAGCCAGCAGCGAAAAAAGTAGCAGCTAAGAAAGCTGCGCCGGCCAAGAAGGCGGCACCTGCTAAGAAACCAGCAGCGAAAAAAGTAGCGGCCAAAAAGCCGGCTGCGAAAAAAGTAGCTGCTAAGAAACCAGCAGCGAAAAAAGTAGCGGCCAAAAAGCCGGCTGCGAAAAAAGTAGCAGCGAAGAAACCAGCGGCCAAGAAAGCTCCAGCTAAAAAAGCTGCAGCCAAAAAGGCTCCTGCCAAGAAAGCTGCTGCGGCCAAGAAGCCCGCCGCCAAGAAGCCCGCAGCTAAAAAGGCAGCCAAAAAGCCGGCTGCGAAGAAAGCCGCGAAAGCACCCGCTGCCAAAGCAGCCCCTGCTGCCCCTGCTGCTCAGACCACTCTGAACCCGCAGGCAGCCTGGCCGTTTCCTACGTCCAGCAAGCCTTAA